Proteins encoded within one genomic window of Bradyrhizobium sp. CB1717:
- a CDS encoding helix-turn-helix domain-containing protein: protein MALSATPPIQDSAACLLQASSTDVDEHCAALGRWHLSYDQISAGAFRGSFTQLSLPRVEVFREITSQQVRQYGQLGADSFGIGLPWDGDGEVNCNGASVAGAQVIACIDAEVDMCTPKAFELRGVVASAALIEELAARLDIALPRAVWNQLRVIEMAEAPVARLRAHLAAIHETITTAPAQFDDPAARQALEEALLVEIMDMLPTARPTDPGRSSAARRRTVDRARELMHSSADRSLSLLEVCKAVGASPRKLGYCFQEVLGTSPMHYWRAMRLNRVRRDLKRAGGAAETSIYDIAVQHGFWHFSQFSLDYKRHFSEKPSETLRRARLAA, encoded by the coding sequence ATGGCCTTAAGCGCAACTCCTCCGATTCAGGACTCGGCTGCCTGCCTGCTCCAGGCCAGCAGCACGGATGTCGACGAGCATTGCGCCGCGCTCGGCCGTTGGCACCTGAGCTACGACCAGATCAGCGCCGGCGCCTTCCGGGGCAGCTTCACCCAGCTCTCCTTGCCCCGCGTCGAAGTGTTTCGCGAGATCACGAGCCAGCAGGTTCGCCAATACGGTCAGCTTGGCGCGGACAGTTTTGGCATCGGCCTGCCCTGGGACGGTGACGGCGAGGTCAATTGCAACGGCGCGAGCGTGGCTGGGGCCCAGGTGATCGCCTGCATCGACGCCGAGGTCGATATGTGCACGCCGAAGGCGTTCGAGCTACGCGGCGTCGTCGCCAGCGCAGCGCTGATCGAGGAGCTTGCCGCCCGCCTCGACATCGCGCTGCCGCGCGCCGTCTGGAATCAGTTGCGGGTGATCGAGATGGCGGAGGCGCCGGTGGCGCGGCTGCGCGCGCATCTCGCCGCCATTCACGAGACCATCACGACAGCTCCCGCGCAATTCGACGACCCCGCGGCACGGCAGGCGCTGGAGGAAGCCCTCCTCGTCGAGATCATGGACATGTTGCCGACGGCGCGGCCGACCGATCCCGGCCGCAGCTCAGCGGCGCGCCGGCGCACAGTCGACCGCGCCCGCGAGCTGATGCATAGCAGCGCCGATCGCTCCCTCTCATTGCTTGAGGTCTGCAAGGCTGTCGGCGCCAGCCCGCGCAAGCTCGGCTATTGCTTTCAGGAGGTCTTGGGCACGAGCCCGATGCACTATTGGCGCGCGATGCGGCTGAACCGCGTGCGGCGCGATCTGAAACGCGCCGGCGGCGCCGCCGAGACGTCCATCTACGACATCGCCGTGCAGCACGGCTTCTGGCACTTCAGCCAGTTCTCGCTGGACTACAAGCGCCACTTCTCCGAAAAGCCCTCGGAGACGCTCCGGCGCGCCAGGCTGGCGGCCTGA
- a CDS encoding MetQ/NlpA family ABC transporter substrate-binding protein, translating into MRFLATLAAAALLATSAHAETIRVGVTAGPHAEILDVVKKVGAERGLDIKVVEFTDYVIPNQALALKDLEANSFQHEPYLKNQISKTGWKIIKVANTIGSPQGVYSQKYKKLADLPEGARVAIANDPSNGARGLMILALHGVIKLKDPNNVSSTIADITDNPKKLRFVELDAAQLPRALQDVDVVSINNNYAVQAGLNPATDAIARENPDGPWVNILAVREEDKDKPWVKQLIEVYHSEPVKAFLETRFKGTYLPTW; encoded by the coding sequence ATGCGTTTTCTCGCAACCCTTGCGGCTGCAGCCTTGCTTGCGACCTCGGCACATGCCGAAACCATCCGCGTCGGCGTCACCGCCGGTCCCCATGCCGAGATCCTTGATGTCGTGAAGAAGGTCGGCGCCGAGCGCGGCCTCGACATCAAGGTGGTCGAGTTCACCGACTACGTGATCCCGAACCAGGCGCTGGCGCTGAAGGACCTGGAAGCCAACTCGTTCCAGCATGAGCCCTACCTGAAGAACCAGATCTCCAAGACCGGCTGGAAGATCATCAAGGTCGCTAACACGATCGGCTCGCCGCAGGGCGTCTATTCGCAGAAATACAAGAAGCTTGCCGATCTGCCGGAAGGAGCGCGCGTCGCGATCGCCAACGATCCCTCCAACGGCGCGCGCGGCCTGATGATCCTGGCGCTGCATGGCGTGATCAAGCTGAAGGACCCGAACAACGTCTCTTCGACCATCGCCGACATCACCGACAACCCGAAGAAGCTCCGCTTCGTCGAGCTCGATGCCGCCCAGCTTCCGCGCGCGCTCCAGGACGTCGACGTCGTCTCGATCAACAACAATTACGCGGTGCAGGCCGGCCTCAATCCCGCGACCGACGCGATCGCGCGCGAAAACCCTGACGGACCCTGGGTCAACATCCTCGCCGTGCGCGAGGAGGACAAGGACAAGCCCTGGGTGAAGCAGCTGATCGAGGTCTATCACTCCGAACCCGTGAAGGCGTTTCTGGAGACGCGTTTCAAAGGCACGTATCTGCCGACCTGGTAA